From a single Oxalobacter vibrioformis genomic region:
- a CDS encoding calcium-translocating P-type ATPase, PMCA-type: MTQTTSVNASCQPAIHGLTSAGVAESRRLHGTNILTPPPKTPWWKQYLEKFEDPIIRILLVAAVIALFAGMMEGHYAEGIGIIIAVLLASTLGFINEYKAGREFDVLNQVSDDEPIRVIRDGHYTSVPKRDLVVDDILVLEQGEEIPADAEVLSSVSFQINEASLTGESAPVTKCPQEAIQEEKNDLAYPRYRIFRGTFVSDGHALARITAVGDHSEIGQTARAAAEETATETPLNRQLARLSQVIGVCGFGIALLIFSALTVKAAWLGELGEHITVEQVTLTSDTGQPSGKALTRAHEIYHNKYGVANNAFSLQSREMDNTKEYYLWSPLTYGQIYFLAVAILAVLIAMLRIWLPVCYDAVELTGRKRPGNAWLERDDIWSWVQTLIAGALVFGAGIGTGMAAGWVPASPSAWLPLSTSMTLLGYFMVAVTIIVVAIPEGLPMSVTLSLAYSMRKMTAENNLVRRMHACETIGAATVICSDKTGTLTMNEMRVSSLDFFGLPPSDIIPQETEWPRLAEAAAVNATANLGEDRNSRLRIPLGNPTEAALLLWLEGYGVDYQPIRNAFEMHGQLTFSTERKYMATIGISALDGKTTLYTKGAPEIILDHCVSRRFSDGKTVPLNGTDRENLLAALKNEQARGMRTLGFAYRTLENADANQEICSEDIQELVEKGALIWMGFFSIADPVRADVPDAIMACRDAGVSVKMVTGDNEATACEIAAQAGMLRRGDMSPGLVVTGDEFMAMDEATAERTAASIKIISRAKPLAKQRLVTLLQKKGEVVAVTGDGSNDAPALNHADVGLAMGVTGTAVAKEAADIILLDDSFTSIVRAVMWGRSLYANIQKFILFQLTINVTALGVALLGPFLGVQLPLTVTQMLWVNLIMDTFAALALASEPPDWRVMKKPPRNPDAFIVTPGMAKFIFTVGGIFLVLFLILILGFGNGFPMDANTAEGRHNLSIFFSVFVFLQLWNLFNARMLGQTRSALAQLSDSKMFLLIALTICVGQILITQYGGEIFRTTPLSIREWLWIIAGTSPVLWIGEVFRWHQRMRPTAKA, from the coding sequence ATGACGCAGACAACTTCAGTCAACGCTTCCTGCCAGCCCGCCATTCATGGCCTGACAAGCGCCGGGGTCGCCGAGAGCCGCCGGCTTCATGGCACCAATATCCTGACACCGCCACCGAAAACACCGTGGTGGAAGCAGTATCTGGAAAAATTTGAAGATCCCATCATACGCATCCTGCTGGTAGCGGCTGTTATTGCGCTTTTTGCCGGCATGATGGAAGGGCATTATGCCGAGGGCATCGGTATCATCATTGCCGTCCTTTTGGCCAGCACCCTGGGGTTTATCAACGAATATAAAGCCGGGCGTGAGTTTGACGTTTTAAATCAGGTTTCGGATGACGAACCCATCAGGGTAATCCGGGACGGACACTATACTTCTGTCCCCAAGCGTGACCTGGTGGTTGACGACATCCTTGTCCTTGAGCAAGGTGAGGAAATCCCTGCTGACGCTGAGGTATTATCTTCCGTTTCCTTTCAGATCAATGAAGCATCGCTGACCGGCGAATCAGCCCCGGTAACCAAGTGCCCACAGGAAGCGATTCAGGAAGAAAAAAACGACCTTGCCTATCCACGCTACCGGATCTTCAGGGGAACCTTTGTCTCCGACGGACATGCGCTTGCGCGAATCACAGCGGTGGGAGACCACTCGGAAATAGGACAGACTGCGCGGGCAGCAGCGGAGGAAACGGCAACAGAGACCCCGCTTAATCGCCAGCTTGCCCGTCTGAGCCAGGTCATCGGCGTTTGCGGCTTCGGCATCGCCCTGCTTATTTTTTCGGCATTGACCGTCAAAGCCGCATGGCTGGGTGAGCTGGGCGAACATATCACGGTTGAGCAGGTAACCCTCACTTCTGATACAGGACAACCGTCTGGAAAAGCCCTGACCCGAGCCCACGAGATCTACCACAACAAATATGGCGTTGCCAATAATGCGTTCTCCCTGCAATCCCGGGAAATGGATAACACAAAAGAATATTATTTGTGGTCCCCCCTCACCTATGGGCAGATTTACTTTCTGGCAGTGGCTATCCTGGCTGTACTCATTGCCATGCTTCGTATCTGGCTGCCGGTCTGTTATGACGCCGTGGAGCTGACAGGGCGGAAAAGGCCGGGAAATGCCTGGCTTGAACGTGATGATATATGGTCCTGGGTGCAAACCCTGATTGCCGGCGCTCTGGTATTTGGCGCAGGTATTGGTACCGGCATGGCTGCGGGCTGGGTACCCGCTTCGCCTTCTGCATGGCTACCGCTTTCCACAAGCATGACACTGCTTGGCTACTTTATGGTGGCTGTCACCATCATTGTCGTGGCGATTCCCGAGGGTTTACCCATGAGCGTCACGCTTTCGCTGGCTTACTCCATGCGAAAAATGACAGCGGAAAACAATCTGGTACGCCGCATGCATGCCTGCGAAACCATTGGTGCCGCTACCGTGATCTGCTCGGATAAAACCGGCACACTGACCATGAATGAAATGCGGGTATCGTCACTGGATTTTTTTGGCCTGCCGCCATCCGATATCATTCCCCAGGAAACCGAATGGCCCCGTCTTGCCGAAGCAGCAGCCGTCAACGCCACCGCCAACCTGGGAGAAGACCGCAACAGCAGGCTTCGCATTCCCCTGGGCAATCCCACAGAAGCTGCGCTTTTACTATGGCTTGAAGGTTACGGCGTTGATTACCAGCCCATTCGCAACGCCTTTGAGATGCACGGCCAGCTCACCTTTTCCACCGAACGGAAATACATGGCCACCATCGGTATCAGTGCACTTGATGGCAAAACGACACTTTATACCAAGGGCGCGCCGGAAATCATTCTGGATCACTGTGTATCGAGGCGGTTTTCCGATGGAAAAACAGTGCCGCTCAACGGCACTGACCGGGAAAATCTGCTGGCAGCACTCAAAAACGAGCAGGCCCGTGGCATGCGAACACTGGGGTTTGCATACCGTACACTGGAAAATGCCGATGCAAATCAGGAAATCTGCTCAGAGGACATCCAGGAACTCGTGGAAAAAGGCGCGTTGATATGGATGGGTTTCTTCTCAATTGCCGACCCGGTACGCGCAGATGTTCCTGACGCCATCATGGCCTGCCGGGATGCCGGGGTGAGTGTCAAGATGGTGACCGGTGACAATGAGGCTACCGCCTGTGAAATCGCTGCCCAGGCAGGCATGCTGAGACGAGGGGATATGTCACCCGGTCTTGTTGTCACCGGTGACGAATTCATGGCAATGGATGAGGCAACAGCGGAACGAACTGCGGCATCCATAAAAATCATATCCCGGGCAAAACCCCTGGCCAAGCAGCGGCTGGTCACCCTGCTTCAGAAAAAAGGGGAAGTCGTGGCTGTAACCGGGGATGGTTCCAATGACGCGCCGGCCCTGAACCATGCCGATGTCGGACTGGCAATGGGGGTGACAGGAACCGCCGTGGCCAAGGAAGCGGCAGACATCATCCTGCTCGACGATTCTTTCACCAGCATTGTAAGAGCCGTCATGTGGGGACGTTCGCTTTATGCCAATATCCAGAAATTCATCCTTTTCCAGTTGACAATCAATGTCACGGCATTGGGCGTTGCCCTGCTTGGTCCCTTTCTTGGCGTACAACTGCCACTGACTGTCACCCAGATGCTGTGGGTTAACCTGATCATGGACACCTTTGCCGCCCTCGCACTGGCGTCAGAACCGCCTGACTGGCGCGTCATGAAAAAGCCCCCCCGGAATCCCGACGCCTTTATTGTCACACCGGGTATGGCTAAATTCATCTTTACCGTAGGGGGTATTTTCCTCGTCCTGTTCCTGATCCTCATCCTGGGATTTGGCAACGGATTCCCGATGGATGCAAATACCGCAGAGGGAAGGCACAACCTGTCGATTTTCTTCAGTGTTTTTGTTTTTCTCCAGCTCTGGAACCTGTTTAACGCCCGCATGCTCGGACAAACCCGATCTGCACTGGCACAACTTTCTGACAGCAAAATGTTCCTGCTGATAGCCCTTACCATTTGTGTCGGACAAATCCTGATTACCCAGTACGGTGGTGAAATCTTCCGGACCACCCCGCTGTCGATCAGGGAGTGGTTATGGATTATTGCGGGAACATCCCCGGTACTGTGGATAGGTGAAGTCTTCCGCTGGCATCAACGCATGAGGCCGACAGCAAAAGCGTGA
- a CDS encoding helix-turn-helix domain-containing protein, which produces MDITDAPNIPSIFGEVLRDKRLALNISQEELAFRAGVDRTFVSRIERGLRQPTITSLIALSSALGISATELIKTTELRIKS; this is translated from the coding sequence ATGGATATAACTGATGCTCCGAACATTCCTTCTATTTTTGGGGAAGTATTGCGTGATAAGCGGCTTGCCCTGAATATTTCTCAGGAAGAGTTGGCTTTTCGTGCTGGAGTAGACAGGACTTTTGTGTCTCGTATTGAAAGAGGTTTGCGTCAACCAACAATTACCTCTCTAATAGCGTTATCCTCTGCTCTTGGTATATCGGCTACAGAATTGATAAAAACCACCGAGTTGCGTATCAAAAGCTGA
- a CDS encoding OB-fold protein: protein MIKKTILLTGMLFVLLSCSSDNVEKKAAAVNKLDELSMRVLEELFMDDLKGALRGIKSAVSKESAQKIFAILGNIPSRQLAKEYDANEVAADELYKNKTFIIDGKIQSIEKDFTGTPVIRLNGSNMFQYVHAHFGKESIGELSKFKKGQNCHFICDVRSYIMGNVTLDNCKSIDSYVNDKKGYIKSAIVSILRGGKSADENFDMAVRVFYRITKHIPENSSCKTQLSLSDCEDELDKLPKDMIAKIVADEKAAFGINE, encoded by the coding sequence ATGATAAAAAAAACAATATTACTGACAGGAATGCTTTTTGTTCTTCTGTCATGTAGCAGTGATAATGTCGAAAAAAAAGCTGCCGCAGTAAATAAGCTGGATGAGCTTAGTATGCGAGTACTAGAAGAGCTTTTCATGGATGACCTTAAAGGAGCACTTCGCGGTATTAAATCCGCTGTTTCAAAAGAATCTGCTCAGAAAATATTTGCAATACTAGGAAACATTCCGTCCCGACAACTTGCCAAAGAATATGATGCCAATGAAGTTGCTGCAGATGAATTGTATAAAAATAAGACCTTCATCATCGATGGAAAGATTCAGTCCATAGAAAAAGACTTTACCGGAACTCCAGTTATTCGCTTAAATGGAAGCAATATGTTTCAGTATGTCCATGCGCATTTTGGAAAAGAGAGCATTGGCGAATTATCAAAATTTAAAAAAGGGCAAAACTGCCATTTCATCTGTGATGTTAGGAGCTACATAATGGGTAATGTAACTCTCGATAACTGCAAGAGTATTGACTCCTATGTAAATGATAAGAAGGGCTATATCAAATCAGCCATTGTCAGCATTCTTCGAGGTGGGAAATCTGCTGACGAAAATTTTGATATGGCTGTTAGGGTGTTTTATAGAATAACGAAACACATCCCTGAAAATAGCTCATGCAAAACTCAACTTAGTCTAAGTGATTGTGAAGATGAGCTTGATAAACTACCAAAAGACATGATAGCTAAAATAGTTGCGGATGAAAAAGCTGCGTTCGGTATAAATGAATAA
- a CDS encoding ORC-CDC6 family AAA ATPase translates to MNTNDIDIREVLEQRADNLSIDEILTGTFPEGEYFQNALKELTNNSLRSLVGPRGCGKTHLMRYAWATCKTEKGRPFAIYVSFNRYFWLEPLRVKHTNAADLFHTWVISLILAGAYESALAWGISSEQLDSLYARWDISKDALVDLFGKLERNQTLTKKLEAISLSLHISVAQAIIDEICSYTGTRFSVLLLDDAAMTLTPDNLLIFLDIVRAIRSKTIAPKVSVYPGTTEYSPRFHVGQDSLAINVWHPVDSDNYSEVMEGIAYKRISGLESISSDVVDLLKYAAFGIPRAFLSMLWEYKRGDFRTVGQAVNSVIQNHISQRKAEYLSLSKKVPKFDTIIRKGEAVLSEMILLVRRSNEKTLPRREKQLVVGVDIEKMTPLVERMFDLLIEAGLVYQQIQTSHGEQRVYARYIPHIAALIDARAFSQKQKGNSPRQIVEALQFKNTKHPIRTRLKELSKEKIKALHLDLPACDKCKTSRISDDQKFCHFCGAQLITPSTFESCLQTPINEVPDLTKWQKKQITETLSRFNTIGDYLAKQNPSAELLTIFGIGPKRTNRIIDVLNDFIDEFLS, encoded by the coding sequence ATGAATACAAATGACATCGACATAAGGGAGGTCCTTGAACAACGTGCGGATAATCTCTCAATTGACGAGATATTGACTGGCACCTTTCCAGAAGGTGAGTATTTTCAAAATGCTCTTAAGGAGTTGACCAATAATAGTTTGCGATCACTTGTTGGGCCACGGGGGTGTGGTAAAACTCACCTAATGCGATATGCATGGGCAACATGTAAAACAGAAAAAGGGAGGCCATTTGCGATATACGTGTCTTTTAATCGTTATTTCTGGTTAGAGCCCCTACGAGTCAAGCATACAAATGCTGCAGATTTATTTCATACGTGGGTTATCTCTCTCATATTGGCTGGAGCTTACGAATCAGCGCTTGCGTGGGGTATTTCTAGCGAGCAATTAGACTCTTTATATGCAAGATGGGATATATCCAAGGATGCGTTAGTTGATTTATTTGGGAAATTAGAGAGAAATCAAACGCTTACAAAAAAACTCGAAGCGATATCACTAAGCCTTCATATTTCAGTTGCTCAAGCAATAATTGACGAAATTTGTTCATATACAGGTACTCGATTTTCAGTCTTACTGCTGGATGACGCAGCAATGACGCTTACACCTGATAATTTGTTAATCTTTTTAGATATCGTCAGAGCAATTAGGAGTAAGACCATTGCTCCTAAAGTCTCAGTATATCCGGGTACAACAGAATATAGTCCCCGTTTTCATGTGGGGCAAGATTCCCTTGCTATTAACGTTTGGCATCCTGTTGATTCAGATAATTACAGTGAGGTTATGGAGGGCATCGCCTATAAAAGAATTTCAGGATTAGAAAGTATTTCGTCCGATGTCGTTGATCTTTTGAAATATGCTGCTTTTGGCATTCCGCGCGCCTTTTTATCGATGCTATGGGAATATAAAAGAGGAGATTTTCGAACGGTAGGTCAAGCAGTTAACAGCGTTATTCAAAACCATATTTCACAACGCAAAGCAGAGTACTTATCATTATCAAAGAAAGTTCCCAAGTTTGATACGATTATTCGTAAAGGAGAAGCTGTTCTATCAGAGATGATATTACTTGTTCGACGGTCAAATGAAAAAACTCTACCCAGAAGAGAAAAACAGTTAGTCGTTGGTGTTGATATAGAAAAAATGACCCCTCTCGTAGAACGAATGTTTGATTTACTTATTGAGGCAGGTTTGGTTTATCAACAAATACAAACCAGTCATGGTGAACAGCGAGTTTATGCTCGATACATACCGCATATTGCAGCTCTAATTGACGCAAGAGCATTTTCACAAAAACAAAAAGGGAATTCGCCTCGACAAATCGTTGAAGCCCTTCAATTTAAAAATACTAAACATCCCATAAGGACTCGCCTCAAAGAGCTATCAAAAGAAAAAATTAAGGCTCTTCATCTAGATTTGCCAGCATGTGACAAATGCAAAACATCACGGATATCGGATGATCAAAAATTTTGCCACTTTTGTGGTGCGCAGTTGATCACGCCATCTACTTTTGAGTCTTGTTTGCAAACACCAATAAATGAAGTTCCTGATTTAACTAAGTGGCAAAAAAAACAAATTACTGAAACTCTAAGCAGATTTAATACAATAGGAGACTATTTGGCAAAGCAAAACCCTAGCGCAGAACTCTTAACCATTTTTGGAATAGGACCTAAAAGAACAAATAGAATTATAGATGTTTTAAATGATTTTATTGATGAGTTTTTATCCTGA